The Methanococcoides methylutens MM1 genome has a window encoding:
- a CDS encoding VWA domain-containing protein gives MPYDNPLGLAALASVIPLIILYLLRPKPLQIKIPSLMFLMRAEQKKKRFATLRRLIRDPIFLAQLLVLILISVAVAGPFYTSEESLSGEHTVFVIDASASMNTDGRFDSATDIAKTYVSKKNSIILAQNIPVTVLEAAGSSATKDALDGMSGKGTVADLSTSITNAMRMLSNEGGRIIVISDFTNWEGEDPVAAKRLAESYGMKVSFVRVGTTTDNVGIIQGWLEAEENSYTYNCVVKNYMETTQNVNIEIDAAGSDTKKRITLDVGPFSTSQFKVENLGPGVTQLRITRDDSLMTDNTAYISIPSNIQNELLLVTDVKNSPAAVSLSLLPNIRATQSNNVPADLSDYKLIVIDTQQRALTTEEVATLDTFINNGGEALFLASSALDPAAANFDLLKILPVKPIATMESNNGETLKVVQDTRLTEDVRFEDIAVYTYLNATLRADAVSLVNTDSEIPMLAYWSVGDGTVMYLGLSDELGEDAWNNFHNLPEYPVLWAKLIAWLGGAGDIGDYNLQTGAISALPSEMDVSTPSTTVTTSRLLYDEVGIYEVSGKDIAVNLYDDMESDTTIDASGVLERATAQDGSQIVRESTYTAKNYIDIYLIILAMLLVIVEILIIRSRGEL, from the coding sequence ATGCCTTATGACAATCCACTTGGACTTGCAGCTCTTGCAAGTGTTATCCCACTCATCATACTGTACCTGTTAAGACCAAAGCCCCTTCAGATCAAAATTCCTTCACTGATGTTCCTGATGCGGGCAGAACAGAAGAAAAAACGATTCGCCACACTTAGAAGGCTAATCCGGGACCCCATCTTCCTTGCACAGTTACTGGTGCTTATACTGATATCCGTTGCAGTGGCGGGTCCGTTCTACACATCCGAGGAAAGCCTGAGCGGTGAGCATACTGTCTTTGTGATCGATGCTTCTGCGAGCATGAACACCGACGGAAGGTTTGATAGTGCTACGGATATCGCAAAGACCTATGTCAGCAAGAAGAACAGCATAATTCTTGCACAGAACATTCCGGTAACCGTCCTTGAAGCTGCCGGATCCTCAGCAACGAAAGATGCACTTGACGGAATGTCAGGAAAGGGTACCGTAGCAGACCTTTCAACTTCCATAACGAACGCCATGCGGATGCTCTCCAACGAAGGTGGCAGGATCATTGTGATCTCGGATTTCACCAACTGGGAAGGAGAAGACCCTGTAGCTGCAAAGAGGCTTGCTGAATCCTATGGAATGAAGGTTAGTTTCGTCAGGGTAGGAACAACCACTGATAATGTGGGAATAATCCAGGGCTGGCTTGAGGCTGAGGAGAATAGTTACACTTACAACTGTGTTGTCAAGAACTACATGGAAACAACACAGAACGTCAATATTGAAATAGATGCTGCCGGAAGCGATACAAAGAAACGCATCACACTTGACGTGGGACCATTTTCGACCAGTCAGTTCAAGGTAGAAAATCTCGGACCAGGAGTTACTCAACTCAGGATAACCAGGGATGACAGCCTCATGACCGACAACACGGCTTACATATCCATCCCTTCGAACATTCAGAACGAATTGCTACTTGTAACCGATGTGAAGAACTCACCGGCTGCAGTTTCACTTTCATTACTTCCGAACATAAGGGCAACCCAGTCCAATAATGTGCCTGCAGACCTCAGTGACTACAAGCTTATAGTGATCGATACACAGCAAAGGGCACTGACAACAGAAGAAGTTGCTACACTTGACACATTTATAAACAACGGCGGAGAAGCTTTATTCCTCGCATCTTCTGCACTTGACCCGGCAGCTGCGAACTTTGACCTGCTCAAGATCCTTCCTGTGAAACCAATTGCGACTATGGAAAGCAACAACGGGGAAACACTGAAGGTTGTGCAGGACACAAGGCTGACAGAAGATGTCAGGTTCGAGGATATCGCAGTCTACACTTATCTCAATGCTACCCTCCGGGCAGATGCGGTCTCACTTGTAAATACCGATTCAGAGATCCCGATGCTTGCTTACTGGAGCGTGGGTGATGGAACGGTGATGTATCTTGGCCTGAGCGATGAGCTTGGCGAAGATGCATGGAACAATTTCCACAACCTTCCTGAATATCCAGTCCTCTGGGCAAAGTTGATCGCATGGCTTGGCGGAGCGGGGGATATAGGTGACTACAACCTCCAGACAGGTGCAATTTCAGCACTTCCAAGTGAGATGGACGTTTCCACACCTTCAACAACCGTGACAACCAGCAGACTGCTCTATGATGAAGTCGGCATATACGAGGTTTCAGGAAAGGACATCGCAGTAAACCTCTATGATGACATGGAATCCGACACCACCATCGATGCATCCGGTGTACTTGAACGTGCCACAGCACAGGATGGCTCCCAGATAGTCAGGGAAAGCACCTATACTGCCAAGAATTACATTGATATCTATCTCATCATACTTGCCATGCTGCTGGTGATCGTTGAGATACTTATAATCAGAAGCAGGGGTGAGCTATGA
- a CDS encoding DUF58 domain-containing protein — translation MSDRKHRIDVDFFRQLDRFTFMVRKRVSSAYAGSRRSTHSGRGLDTLGYVEYHPGDDIKSIDWNVYARSEKLYVREFEEDKSVTTHILLDASNSMDYTSGEFTKYEYGAMLASGFAYLVTKDNDKFGISTYAEDITISQTHRGRRYLLRDIDRMADVELEGKTELNKCVEQYEKVIHSRSLVVIISDFMEDISSIESAIYRLSHHDLMLIQVLDPSESDLSMHGHVKLFDLETDDELKTYLSNNFKDKYQEELQAHIDGIRNICDHVGADFFTFTTDTPVFDAFFHTINGRKV, via the coding sequence ATGAGTGACAGGAAACACAGGATCGATGTGGATTTCTTCCGCCAGCTGGACCGCTTTACCTTCATGGTAAGAAAGCGAGTATCCAGTGCCTATGCCGGAAGCAGGCGTTCAACCCATAGCGGCCGCGGTCTTGATACCCTCGGATATGTTGAATATCATCCGGGAGACGATATCAAATCCATCGACTGGAACGTATATGCAAGGTCCGAGAAGCTCTATGTAAGGGAGTTCGAAGAGGATAAATCCGTTACTACCCACATACTGCTAGACGCCAGTAATAGCATGGACTATACTAGCGGCGAGTTCACAAAATACGAATATGGAGCAATGCTTGCCTCCGGTTTTGCATACCTTGTCACAAAAGATAACGACAAGTTCGGGATATCCACATACGCCGAGGATATAACCATCTCACAAACACACAGGGGCAGGCGATACCTTCTCAGGGATATCGACAGGATGGCAGATGTCGAGCTTGAAGGTAAGACCGAACTGAACAAATGTGTGGAGCAGTACGAGAAGGTCATTCATTCACGATCCCTAGTTGTCATTATTTCAGATTTCATGGAAGACATCAGCTCTATTGAATCAGCAATCTACCGATTATCACATCACGACCTAATGCTCATACAGGTACTGGACCCGTCCGAGAGCGATCTTTCCATGCACGGTCATGTGAAGCTCTTTGACCTTGAGACGGATGATGAACTGAAGACCTACCTGAGCAATAATTTCAAGGACAAATACCAGGAAGAGCTTCAGGCACACATCGATGGAATAAGGAACATCTGCGATCACGTTGGCGCCGATTTCTTTACATTCACAACCGATACTCCGGTATTCGATGCGTTCTTCCACACGATTAACGGGAGGAAGGTCTGA
- a CDS encoding MoxR family ATPase: MNSNDAGSGELERVYRGAGDAFAALFNEISKVIVGQKDTVEQIVIAILCNGHALMESNPGLGKTLTVSTIARTMDLDFSRIQCTPDLMPADITGTHIIEERGGSKEFKFEPGPVFSNIVLADEINRASPKTQSALLEAMQEKQVTVGNDTFLLDKPFFLLATQNPIEMEGTFPLPEAQLDRFLLKILLDYPSLEEEKEIVRRYTQYEEPQVRKVLDKRMVLQLQRLTRDMPIADDIKDRAIRIVMATRKWTDFIEYGASPRASIGLILAAKARALVNSRNFVSNEDIEAMAYPILRHRIMLTFESERRGITQDQVIKEILGKVK, translated from the coding sequence ATGAATTCCAATGACGCCGGATCCGGTGAACTTGAACGGGTCTACAGGGGTGCTGGAGATGCCTTTGCAGCACTTTTCAATGAGATATCAAAGGTCATAGTCGGACAGAAGGACACGGTAGAGCAGATCGTCATTGCGATCCTGTGTAACGGCCATGCACTGATGGAAAGTAATCCCGGACTTGGAAAGACGCTGACTGTATCCACCATCGCCAGGACAATGGACCTCGATTTCAGCAGGATCCAGTGTACTCCGGACCTGATGCCTGCAGATATCACAGGTACACACATTATCGAGGAGAGAGGCGGTAGCAAGGAATTCAAGTTCGAGCCGGGACCGGTATTCTCCAATATCGTACTTGCAGATGAGATCAACCGTGCGTCACCAAAGACACAATCCGCATTGCTCGAGGCCATGCAGGAAAAGCAGGTCACTGTCGGTAATGATACTTTCCTGCTTGACAAACCGTTCTTCTTACTTGCAACCCAGAACCCTATCGAGATGGAAGGTACCTTCCCGCTTCCGGAAGCACAGCTTGACAGGTTCCTTTTGAAGATCCTGCTGGACTATCCATCTCTCGAAGAAGAGAAAGAGATCGTAAGACGCTACACACAGTATGAGGAACCACAGGTCAGGAAAGTACTTGACAAGAGAATGGTACTACAGCTGCAGCGCCTTACAAGGGACATGCCAATTGCTGATGACATTAAGGACAGGGCCATCAGGATCGTAATGGCAACACGTAAGTGGACCGACTTCATCGAATATGGTGCATCCCCAAGGGCATCAATCGGACTTATACTTGCAGCAAAGGCACGAGCACTGGTCAACAGCAGGAACTTTGTGAGCAATGAGGATATCGAGGCCATGGCATATCCGATCCTGAGACACAGGATCATGCTAACCTTCGAGTCAGAAAGGCGTGGTATCACGCAGGACCAGGTCATCAAGGAAATCCTTGGAAAGGTCAAGTGA
- the pheA gene encoding prephenate dehydratase: MIVGVLGPAGSYSDKAAKGWIEKQGISDSSSLLYYDDISDTFSAVIEGKTEIGIVPIENSIEGSVGITLDLLLDSDVTIIGEVVVPIEHCLLSRGKMDDIRVILSHPQALAQCRQFIRTHFRNVEIRTTGSTSHAAKLANEFEEMAAIASKESAKAYGLNILMPNIQDRKQNHTRFIAIRKTDNETGETNTEDACTHKTSVIAYIGNDKAGSLYELLGEFAKRGINLTRIESRPSKRSLGDYLFYIDLEGSTSDAIIKDALYHIESRVSMLKVLGSYNGYQLDS; this comes from the coding sequence ATGATCGTTGGCGTACTCGGACCGGCAGGATCCTACTCGGATAAAGCTGCAAAAGGCTGGATTGAAAAACAGGGGATATCAGATAGTTCATCCCTTTTGTACTATGATGATATCAGCGACACATTTTCCGCGGTCATCGAAGGAAAAACGGAGATAGGGATCGTCCCCATCGAAAACTCCATTGAAGGCTCAGTGGGTATAACGCTTGACCTTTTGCTCGATAGTGATGTTACTATTATAGGGGAAGTCGTGGTACCTATCGAACACTGCCTGCTATCCAGAGGAAAGATGGATGACATCCGGGTCATTCTTTCACATCCGCAGGCACTTGCACAGTGCAGGCAGTTCATAAGGACCCATTTCAGGAATGTGGAGATACGCACAACAGGAAGTACGTCGCATGCTGCCAAGCTTGCCAACGAGTTCGAGGAAATGGCAGCCATTGCATCGAAGGAATCAGCAAAAGCATACGGTCTTAATATACTGATGCCGAACATCCAGGACCGGAAACAGAACCACACCCGTTTTATCGCGATCCGAAAGACCGATAATGAGACCGGCGAGACAAACACTGAAGATGCCTGTACCCACAAGACATCCGTTATAGCATACATTGGGAATGACAAAGCCGGTTCCCTGTATGAGCTTCTCGGGGAATTTGCAAAAAGGGGCATTAATCTTACAAGGATCGAATCCAGGCCGTCCAAGAGGTCGCTAGGTGACTATCTTTTCTACATCGACCTGGAAGGCAGCACATCCGATGCAATTATAAAAGATGCTCTATATCATATTGAATCCAGAGTATCCATGCTGAAGGTCCTTGGTTCGTATAATGGCTACCAGCTGGATAGCTAA
- a CDS encoding sulfatase-like hydrolase/transferase: MKNGPTSINILVRTLIFLFICNIIFLTAPPASALTHIDVNPTNTPDGAVILIIDGLGSSYVYPEMTPYAIDGTITEKPLVNNINIASDNGLRALNMLTPSSEGETGHLVIASGNSGATPAMISQPDATIYDIANRNNYLTIGILQKGDIPELLAEQDIVVHDITTSINDPQMEVLTYFPYLSEYENLQTSLTEMMETNAELAPSYVAQYKEGSIERYYAYNRWAMDTAIEVLDLMHESYPEQNFILTVNVGAVDTAGLYRRNEGYADTIEDLDIMIGELYEVVEKNDLALIITSDHGMAFQSADGRGGSKSYKYASQPEVFRIPFVVTSKNLKSEILEGEFSQQDIAPTILSVLDIPDEMRFSNGRSLASKDYVNFKVILPEAGTVTIYRANETISRASGDDSYIFYGLNRNEHYNIVVETAGETGTIMERNVFSDTDQIIRFSPSPDISKPSESPEKKDTLRIFGSVLIVMINLAGLGIIFRIIKK; the protein is encoded by the coding sequence ATGAAAAACGGACCTACATCAATCAATATTTTAGTAAGAACCCTGATATTTCTATTTATTTGTAACATTATTTTCCTTACTGCGCCCCCGGCCAGCGCACTCACCCACATAGATGTAAATCCTACAAATACACCAGATGGTGCAGTCATTCTCATAATTGACGGACTTGGTTCATCCTACGTATATCCTGAAATGACGCCTTATGCTATAGACGGGACAATTACTGAAAAACCACTTGTTAACAACATAAACATTGCATCTGACAATGGTCTCAGAGCATTAAATATGCTAACACCCTCTTCAGAAGGTGAGACAGGCCATTTGGTAATTGCATCAGGAAATTCAGGTGCAACCCCTGCAATGATCTCTCAACCAGATGCTACCATATACGATATAGCAAACCGGAATAATTATCTTACAATTGGAATACTTCAGAAAGGTGACATTCCGGAATTACTTGCAGAACAGGACATAGTAGTGCATGATATCACAACATCCATCAATGATCCTCAGATGGAAGTACTAACATATTTCCCATATCTGAGCGAATACGAGAACCTGCAAACATCCCTGACAGAAATGATGGAAACAAATGCAGAACTGGCACCAAGCTATGTAGCTCAATACAAGGAAGGAAGCATTGAACGCTATTATGCATACAACCGCTGGGCTATGGATACTGCAATCGAAGTCCTTGATCTTATGCACGAAAGTTACCCTGAACAAAATTTTATCCTGACCGTCAACGTCGGTGCAGTAGATACGGCAGGACTCTATCGCAGGAATGAAGGATATGCAGATACCATCGAAGACCTCGACATAATGATCGGTGAACTTTACGAAGTAGTAGAAAAGAATGATCTGGCACTGATAATAACATCGGACCATGGCATGGCATTCCAGTCCGCAGACGGGAGAGGAGGAAGCAAATCGTACAAATATGCAAGCCAGCCGGAAGTTTTCAGGATACCCTTTGTTGTAACGTCAAAGAACCTGAAGAGTGAAATTCTCGAAGGAGAATTCAGCCAGCAGGACATTGCACCCACCATACTCAGCGTGCTTGACATTCCTGATGAGATGCGCTTTAGCAACGGCAGGTCGCTCGCTTCAAAAGACTACGTTAATTTTAAGGTGATATTGCCTGAAGCCGGTACTGTCACAATATATAGAGCAAACGAAACGATCTCCAGAGCAAGCGGAGATGATTCATATATTTTCTACGGACTTAACCGGAATGAGCACTATAATATCGTAGTTGAAACAGCAGGTGAGACAGGAACCATTATGGAAAGGAATGTGTTCTCCGACACAGATCAGATCATCAGGTTCAGCCCGTCACCGGATATTTCAAAACCCAGCGAGAGCCCTGAGAAAAAAGACACACTACGTATTTTCGGATCTGTTCTCATAGTAATGATAAACCTGGCAGGACTTGGTATCATCTTCAGGATCATAAAGAAATGA
- the mtaA gene encoding methylcobamide:CoM methyltransferase MtaA, producing the protein MTDLTPKERLMKALNQEEVDKTPVVSVTQTATVDLMEQTGAAWPEAHSDPEKMAALSIASHEIAGLEAVRYPYCLTVLAEAMGCEVNMGTQDRQPSVTDHPYPKGVDNLEMPADLLNQGRIPAVLEASKIIREKVGDDIPLIAGMEGPVTLASDLASVKKFMKWSIKKPDDFETILDFATEACIEYANALADAGADVICVPDPVASPDLMNPSTFDTMLKPRLIRFAEGVKCPMVLHVCGNVTPILDMMADCKFEGLSIEEKVEDLKGAISKAGDRAVIVGNVSSPFTLLAGDVAKVKEDSKKALDNGVAVLAPGCGIAPKTPVENIKAMVETRDEYFA; encoded by the coding sequence ATGACCGATCTAACACCAAAAGAAAGATTGATGAAAGCGTTAAATCAAGAGGAAGTTGACAAAACCCCTGTAGTGTCCGTAACCCAGACCGCAACTGTAGATCTTATGGAACAGACTGGTGCTGCATGGCCGGAAGCACACAGTGATCCTGAGAAAATGGCAGCACTTTCCATCGCATCACATGAGATTGCTGGTCTGGAAGCTGTTAGGTATCCATATTGTCTTACCGTCCTTGCAGAAGCAATGGGCTGTGAGGTTAACATGGGAACACAGGACAGGCAACCATCCGTAACAGATCACCCATATCCAAAAGGTGTTGACAACCTTGAGATGCCTGCAGATCTCCTTAACCAGGGAAGGATCCCGGCTGTACTTGAAGCCTCAAAGATTATAAGGGAAAAGGTCGGAGACGACATCCCTCTGATAGCCGGAATGGAAGGCCCTGTAACTCTTGCATCCGATCTTGCAAGTGTCAAGAAGTTCATGAAATGGTCAATCAAGAAACCAGATGACTTTGAGACAATCCTCGACTTTGCAACAGAAGCATGTATCGAATACGCAAATGCACTGGCAGATGCAGGCGCAGATGTGATCTGTGTACCTGACCCTGTAGCATCCCCCGACCTAATGAACCCATCCACATTCGATACTATGCTTAAACCAAGACTAATAAGGTTTGCAGAGGGTGTCAAATGTCCAATGGTACTCCACGTATGTGGTAATGTAACCCCTATCCTTGACATGATGGCAGACTGCAAGTTCGAGGGACTTAGCATTGAAGAGAAGGTCGAAGACCTTAAAGGTGCTATCTCAAAAGCAGGTGACCGAGCGGTTATCGTGGGTAATGTCTCCAGTCCTTTCACATTGCTTGCAGGCGATGTTGCAAAGGTCAAGGAAGACTCAAAGAAAGCTCTCGATAATGGCGTTGCTGTACTGGCTCCAGGCTGTGGTATTGCACCAAAGACACCTGTGGAGAACATTAAGGCAATGGTCGAGACAAGAGACGAATACTTTGCCTGA
- a CDS encoding methylamine methyltransferase corrinoid protein reductive activase, which yields MRTGIAIDLGTSGFRAQKVDLDSGEIKRTVITMRNPLPGANVMDHLDFAMTYGQDKAHGLVINAFRHIVDELEPEGGKVERIAICGNPIQLSLFQGIPIDDLAYAGERKKQLMNIQEQERDAAIVDSTDIKGLEDFACKVVIPPAIKHEVGADALALIVKSGMLDSDDIAIATDYGTNAEMALKVGNVIYTGSAAAGPALEGQEIGDGSIARPFVISDIEFNDGDLRNFVLDEEMNTVPGSLVNYKNGNVVEEGSITASGITGTGVIALIDEAMNNGIIQLPSVNTRDKMLYLQDGVKFTEKDLAEAGRAIGAIRAGHVTLCNAADISMEDVQIAYMSGAAGTYMDALKAHRIGMIPYNVANVCQIGNTSLTVAKEILLSEDRLWELQNIAREIVGTHVMFATDEAFKEAYILELSYWNEGMPFKALKKFLKKKGLPTLDVVKSTPEVEKRVVKDIPDLGDEGLHVLEQVGTYLRMEVEGCIDCHKCMEVCPNDALEEEDCNVSIRTDLCDGAHCQKCIHACPEDVLDWNKLNVIG from the coding sequence ATGCGAACAGGAATTGCAATAGACCTTGGAACAAGCGGTTTCAGGGCGCAAAAAGTGGATTTGGATAGTGGTGAGATCAAGAGGACCGTCATTACAATGAGGAATCCTCTTCCGGGTGCTAATGTAATGGACCATTTGGATTTTGCGATGACATATGGACAGGATAAGGCACATGGGCTTGTAATCAATGCGTTCAGGCACATTGTTGATGAACTTGAACCTGAGGGTGGCAAAGTTGAAAGGATAGCCATTTGCGGGAACCCGATACAACTGTCACTTTTCCAGGGAATTCCTATCGATGATCTTGCATATGCAGGTGAAAGAAAGAAGCAACTGATGAATATTCAGGAGCAGGAGCGTGATGCTGCAATTGTTGACAGCACTGATATAAAAGGTCTTGAGGACTTTGCCTGCAAGGTTGTTATCCCGCCTGCTATCAAACACGAGGTTGGTGCTGATGCTCTTGCACTGATCGTAAAATCTGGTATGCTGGACTCCGACGATATCGCCATCGCAACTGATTATGGGACCAATGCGGAAATGGCCCTTAAGGTTGGTAATGTGATCTATACAGGCTCAGCAGCTGCTGGTCCTGCACTTGAAGGTCAGGAAATTGGGGATGGCAGTATTGCACGTCCTTTTGTTATATCAGATATAGAGTTCAATGATGGTGACCTTCGAAACTTTGTCCTTGATGAGGAGATGAACACTGTGCCTGGATCTCTTGTGAACTACAAGAATGGCAATGTGGTCGAAGAAGGTTCCATTACCGCATCCGGAATCACAGGTACCGGTGTCATCGCTCTTATAGACGAAGCCATGAATAACGGAATCATCCAGTTGCCCAGTGTTAACACAAGAGACAAGATGCTCTATCTGCAGGATGGTGTCAAATTCACGGAAAAAGATCTTGCAGAAGCCGGAAGGGCCATTGGTGCCATACGTGCAGGGCATGTTACTCTCTGTAATGCTGCAGATATATCAATGGAAGATGTCCAGATAGCGTACATGTCCGGTGCAGCAGGAACATACATGGATGCATTGAAAGCACATCGTATCGGTATGATCCCCTACAACGTTGCAAATGTGTGCCAGATCGGAAATACTTCCCTGACAGTTGCAAAAGAGATCCTGCTATCGGAAGACAGGTTATGGGAACTCCAGAACATAGCAAGGGAGATCGTTGGTACTCATGTGATGTTCGCAACAGATGAGGCATTTAAAGAAGCTTACATCCTTGAACTTTCTTACTGGAACGAAGGAATGCCTTTCAAGGCCCTGAAAAAGTTCCTGAAGAAAAAAGGCCTTCCGACACTTGATGTTGTAAAGTCTACTCCTGAGGTAGAAAAGCGTGTTGTAAAAGATATTCCTGACCTTGGTGATGAGGGTCTGCATGTTCTTGAACAGGTTGGCACCTATCTCAGGATGGAAGTAGAGGGATGTATCGATTGTCACAAGTGTATGGAAGTCTGTCCAAACGATGCCCTTGAAGAAGAGGATTGCAATGTCAGCATACGAACTGATCTTTGTGACGGAGCACATTGCCAGAAATGTATCCATGCATGTCCTGAGGATGTTCTTGACTGGAATAAGCTCAATGTGATAGGCTAA